The following proteins are co-located in the Synechococcales cyanobacterium T60_A2020_003 genome:
- a CDS encoding PAS domain S-box protein, with protein MPMHNQDVANSTALTYDELLEEVQRLRQQVADLQTAAPRQSPSGRDNGDPESISPETEPNTLYRDIVDNAVIGFFQAIPDGGYLSANLSLAEILGYESPADLIATVSNVDQQIYCDRTVRQQFKQRLEQCQVIREFECQVYRKDGQQIWVSESVRLVRDQQGNPLYYEGSCVDVTHRKQIEAELQQTHARLEDIIAERTAALKASNDQLVDEVAERQHAEIELQAAKNQLQAVLDAVPGIVSWVSADLRYLGVNRHLAQMFDLPIDTFPGQDIGFLGSGLEFREFVKEFFAGNQQDVYRQVSTLVKGQTRDYLIVAQKYDNDCAAFIVGIDITERSQAEASLRQAEANYRSIFENAVEGIFQTTLEGRYLSANPALARIYGYDSPEDLIQSFSDISKQLYVEPGRRAEFIQLLSEQGSVVRFESQVQRKDGSLIWISENARIVRDENGEPLCFEGTVEDITELKLAQQALQEAKAELETRVEERTQALKEANQRLLIEIQERQRVEAALRGSEAELKALFAAMTDVITVFDAEGRYCKMVSTNSELLYKPEVQRVGKTVYDVLPAPQATLFAIYIQRSLNTGCTLTLEYSLPISDAEAQTSSDGSFDGSAWYNATISPLPDQRVLWVARNITAHKRTEDQLRRAEEKYRSIFENAAEGIAQTSTDGHYLSVNPALVKMFGYASFEEFESEVPCTDYLYVNPLRRAEFRARLEKEGSVSMFVSQARRRDGSTFWISENARVVRDRQGNTLYYEGTVEDITKSKQAEEALRKSEAKERENAQQLQKALDELKQTQTQLVQSEKMSSLGQLMAGVAHEINNPVNFIYGNLAYATRYTQDLLNLLQHYRAAITEEPPELKEQVQAVDLDFVIQDLPKLLGSMRTGSERIREIVRSLRNFSRHDEAELKLVDIHQGVDSTLMILQPRLRADSGKATVVIVRQYGQLPQVKCYAGQLNQVFMNILSNSIDALRDWEAERPGFEPKILVRTRAVEGDRIQITIADNGPGIPPDILSRIFDPFFTTKDVGKGTGLGLSISHQIVVERHQGRLTCQSSPNKGAEFTIEIPVRLAEG; from the coding sequence TTGCCAATGCACAACCAAGACGTCGCCAATTCAACCGCATTGACCTACGATGAATTGCTTGAAGAAGTGCAACGCCTGCGGCAGCAGGTGGCTGATCTGCAAACCGCTGCCCCAAGGCAGTCTCCGTCTGGACGCGACAACGGCGACCCAGAGAGCATATCCCCTGAAACTGAGCCGAATACGCTTTATCGCGACATTGTGGACAATGCCGTTATTGGTTTTTTTCAGGCGATTCCAGACGGTGGATATTTAAGTGCGAATTTGTCCCTCGCTGAAATCCTGGGATATGAATCGCCAGCCGATTTAATTGCAACGGTGTCAAATGTGGATCAGCAAATCTACTGCGATCGCACCGTGCGACAACAGTTCAAACAACGTTTGGAACAATGCCAGGTCATCCGAGAGTTTGAATGTCAAGTTTATCGGAAAGACGGACAGCAGATTTGGGTGTCTGAAAGTGTCCGATTGGTGCGCGACCAACAGGGTAATCCGCTCTATTACGAAGGGAGCTGCGTGGATGTTACCCATCGCAAGCAGATTGAAGCGGAATTGCAGCAAACCCATGCTCGCTTAGAAGACATCATTGCTGAGCGAACAGCCGCGCTCAAAGCATCGAATGATCAGCTCGTGGATGAAGTTGCTGAGCGTCAGCATGCAGAAATAGAGCTACAAGCGGCGAAAAACCAGTTGCAGGCGGTGTTGGATGCGGTGCCGGGGATTGTGTCGTGGGTGAGTGCCGATTTGCGGTACCTGGGAGTCAATCGTCATCTGGCTCAGATGTTTGATCTCCCGATTGATACCTTCCCAGGGCAGGACATTGGCTTTTTGGGCAGTGGTCTGGAGTTTAGAGAATTTGTCAAAGAGTTCTTTGCCGGAAACCAACAAGACGTCTATCGCCAAGTGTCTACCCTCGTCAAAGGTCAAACTCGCGATTATTTAATTGTCGCCCAGAAATACGACAACGATTGCGCCGCGTTTATTGTTGGCATTGATATTACCGAACGTTCTCAGGCTGAAGCTTCCCTGCGTCAAGCGGAAGCGAACTACCGCTCGATCTTTGAAAATGCCGTAGAGGGAATTTTCCAAACCACCCTAGAGGGACGCTACCTGAGTGCCAATCCTGCCCTTGCCCGGATTTATGGCTACGACTCACCAGAGGATCTCATCCAGAGTTTCAGCGATATCAGCAAGCAGCTATATGTTGAACCTGGTCGCCGTGCTGAATTTATTCAACTCCTGTCTGAGCAGGGATCCGTTGTGCGTTTTGAATCCCAGGTTCAGCGCAAGGATGGCAGCCTCATTTGGATTTCGGAAAATGCCCGCATCGTTCGTGATGAAAATGGTGAGCCGCTGTGTTTTGAAGGAACGGTTGAAGATATCACAGAGCTCAAGCTCGCTCAACAGGCTCTCCAAGAAGCTAAAGCCGAATTGGAAACGCGGGTGGAAGAGCGGACGCAAGCCTTGAAAGAGGCCAATCAGCGGTTGCTGATTGAGATTCAAGAGCGGCAGCGGGTGGAGGCGGCCCTCCGTGGTTCGGAAGCGGAGCTTAAGGCGTTATTTGCCGCAATGACCGATGTGATTACGGTTTTTGATGCAGAAGGCCGCTATTGCAAAATGGTGTCTACAAACTCTGAACTTCTTTACAAGCCGGAGGTGCAGCGGGTTGGCAAGACGGTATATGACGTTTTACCTGCTCCTCAGGCGACGTTATTTGCCATTTATATTCAGCGATCGCTCAATACGGGTTGTACGCTAACGCTAGAATACAGTTTGCCCATTAGCGATGCCGAAGCACAAACTAGCTCTGACGGAAGCTTTGATGGCTCGGCTTGGTATAACGCCACAATTTCGCCATTACCCGATCAGCGGGTGCTATGGGTGGCGCGTAATATTACCGCTCACAAACGAACCGAGGATCAACTGCGCCGCGCTGAAGAGAAATACCGCAGCATTTTTGAAAACGCTGCTGAGGGCATTGCTCAAACCTCAACCGATGGACACTATCTGAGCGTTAATCCAGCGTTGGTCAAAATGTTTGGATACGCATCCTTCGAAGAGTTTGAGAGCGAGGTTCCTTGTACGGATTATCTGTATGTTAATCCTTTGCGGCGGGCAGAATTTCGCGCAAGGCTAGAGAAAGAGGGATCGGTGTCAATGTTCGTTTCCCAGGCTAGGCGGCGGGATGGCAGCACGTTTTGGATTTCGGAAAATGCGCGGGTTGTGCGCGATCGCCAAGGCAACACTCTCTACTACGAAGGTACGGTAGAGGATATCACCAAGAGCAAACAAGCTGAAGAAGCCCTGCGAAAGTCGGAAGCGAAGGAACGGGAAAATGCTCAACAGCTCCAGAAAGCCCTAGATGAGTTGAAGCAAACCCAAACGCAGCTTGTCCAAAGTGAGAAGATGTCGAGTCTGGGACAACTGATGGCGGGTGTAGCTCATGAAATCAATAATCCCGTCAACTTTATTTACGGCAATCTGGCGTATGCGACTCGCTATACCCAGGACTTACTCAACTTGCTCCAGCATTACCGGGCGGCCATTACCGAGGAACCCCCGGAACTTAAAGAACAGGTGCAAGCTGTCGATTTGGACTTCGTGATTCAGGATCTGCCGAAGCTGTTGGGGTCGATGCGGACTGGGTCTGAGCGAATTCGGGAAATTGTGCGATCGCTCCGCAATTTCTCCCGCCATGACGAAGCTGAACTCAAGCTGGTCGATATCCATCAAGGCGTTGACAGCACATTGATGATCTTGCAGCCTCGTCTGAGGGCGGATTCTGGCAAGGCAACCGTGGTAATTGTGCGGCAGTATGGTCAGTTGCCCCAGGTGAAGTGTTACGCCGGACAACTCAATCAGGTCTTTATGAACATCCTGAGCAACTCCATTGATGCATTACGAGATTGGGAAGCGGAGCGACCAGGATTTGAGCCCAAGATCTTAGTGCGAACGCGGGCGGTTGAGGGCGATCGCATCCAGATTACGATTGCCGATAATGGCCCTGGAATACCGCCAGACATTCTGAGCCGAATTTTTGACCCGTTTTTCACAACCAAGGATGTCGGTAAAGGTACGGGCTTGGGTTTGTCCATTAGCCATCAAATCGTTGTAGAACGCCACCAGGGACGTCTAACCTGTCAGTCGTCTCCGAATAAGGGGGCAGAGTTCACCATTGAGATTCCAGTCCGGCTAGCCGAGGGATAA
- a CDS encoding CPBP family intramembrane metalloprotease, which translates to MGVTAVVLFVIAQFWLMFDRVELLAVSWEPIAIVLGILLGLGITAASSVVYYLWESYRQSADFYLNMVLAPLMLPDLLWLGLLPGLSEELLFRGVMLPAIGLNWFGLAISSLCFGVLHFSGTQQWSYVIWATVIGAVLGLSALYTGNLLIPITAHATTNLLSSLLWKLNAASPDPS; encoded by the coding sequence GAGTCACTGCTGTAGTTCTCTTCGTCATTGCCCAGTTTTGGCTAATGTTCGACCGGGTAGAACTGTTGGCGGTGTCCTGGGAACCCATCGCGATCGTGCTCGGCATTCTGCTGGGGCTGGGCATTACGGCGGCGAGTAGCGTGGTGTATTATCTCTGGGAGTCGTACCGCCAGAGTGCAGATTTTTACCTCAATATGGTGCTTGCTCCGTTGATGTTGCCAGATCTCCTTTGGTTAGGGCTTTTGCCAGGACTCAGCGAAGAACTCCTGTTTCGCGGTGTGATGTTGCCTGCCATTGGCCTCAACTGGTTTGGTTTAGCCATTTCCAGCCTTTGCTTTGGGGTTCTTCATTTCAGTGGGACGCAGCAGTGGTCGTACGTAATCTGGGCCACAGTCATCGGAGCGGTGCTAGGACTCAGCGCACTCTACACCGGAAATTTATTGATTCCGATCACGGCTCACGCCACCACGAATTTGCTCTCTAGCCTCCTCTGGAAACTGAATGCCGCTAGTCCAGATCCCTCCTAG